One Mangrovimonas cancribranchiae DNA segment encodes these proteins:
- a CDS encoding ABC transporter ATP-binding protein — translation MESILTINNLTKKFGYLTAVKNLSFTINKGNVYGVLGPNGSGKSTTLGVVLNVVNKTSGDFHWFDGNISTHDALKKVGAIIERPNFYPYMTAYDNLKLVCKIKGVDFSKIQEKLELVGLWDRKDNKFRTYSLGMKQRLAIASALLNDPEILILDEPTNGLDPQGIHQIRSLIKQIAANGTTILLASHLLDEVEKVCSHVVVLRKGEKLYSGRVDEMISSHGYLELKAENQEQLLKFLNDKNIFGKITIEDDLITAFLDEPMDAKSVNQLMFDNNIVLTHLVKRKESLEKQFLQLTDNQ, via the coding sequence TTGGAATCAATTCTTACAATTAACAATCTTACCAAAAAATTTGGTTACCTCACTGCTGTAAAAAACTTGTCATTTACTATTAATAAAGGCAATGTTTATGGTGTTTTAGGCCCTAACGGAAGTGGTAAATCTACAACTTTAGGAGTTGTTTTAAATGTGGTAAATAAAACTTCTGGCGATTTCCATTGGTTTGATGGCAATATTTCTACTCACGATGCTCTAAAAAAAGTTGGCGCTATTATAGAACGCCCAAACTTTTACCCCTACATGACAGCGTACGATAATTTAAAGCTTGTTTGTAAAATTAAAGGCGTTGATTTTAGTAAAATTCAAGAGAAATTAGAACTTGTTGGCCTTTGGGATAGAAAAGATAATAAGTTTCGCACCTATTCTTTAGGAATGAAACAACGTTTAGCAATCGCCTCGGCATTACTTAACGATCCTGAAATTTTAATTTTAGATGAGCCTACTAATGGATTAGATCCACAAGGCATTCATCAAATTCGATCGTTAATTAAACAAATTGCCGCCAATGGCACAACTATTTTATTAGCATCGCATTTATTAGACGAAGTAGAAAAAGTTTGCTCTCATGTTGTTGTATTACGAAAAGGTGAAAAACTATATTCTGGTCGTGTAGACGAAATGATAAGCAGTCATGGGTATTTAGAATTGAAAGCTGAAAACCAAGAACAGCTTTTAAAGTTCCTAAACGACAAAAACATATTTGGAAAAATAACTATTGAAGACGACTTAATAACCGCTTTTCTAGATGAACCTATGGACGCTAAATCTGTAAACCAGTTAATGTTTGATAATAATATTGTGCTTACACATTTAGTAAAACGCAAGGAAAGCCTTGAAAAACAATTTTTACAACTAACCGACAACCAATAA
- a CDS encoding COX15/CtaA family protein, producing MKKDNKHVIYWLLTGCLLIFIMVLVGGITRLTDSGLSISNYKLITGTIPPLNDAEWQKAFELYQQYPEYQKLNNHFELEDFKQIYFWEWLHRVIGRLIGLVFFVPFLYFLITKQLTKSTIKKSLVLMALGAFQGFLGWYMVKSGLVDKPDVSHFRLAAHLITAFLTFAATLWVALDLIYPNQKPIEFPKFRKLIIISFIILIAQIIYGAFVAGLKAGLLHNHWPLMNEGKFIHHTVYIFEPFYKNLIENPSGIQFIHRTIAYLVVASIIILWVKSKKLQLSKLQQQGIQSLLIIVFVQFVLGVFTILLQVPLWLGVAHQIGAFFLLSAMTFTLHRFSK from the coding sequence ATGAAAAAAGACAATAAACACGTTATATACTGGTTACTTACGGGTTGTTTACTCATTTTTATAATGGTTTTAGTTGGTGGCATTACCAGGCTTACCGATTCTGGCCTATCAATTTCCAATTATAAGTTAATTACTGGAACCATTCCACCGTTAAACGATGCTGAGTGGCAAAAGGCTTTCGAATTGTATCAGCAATACCCCGAATACCAAAAACTAAATAATCATTTTGAATTAGAAGATTTCAAACAAATCTATTTTTGGGAATGGTTACATCGTGTTATCGGTCGTTTAATTGGTCTCGTATTTTTCGTGCCTTTTTTATATTTTTTAATAACCAAACAACTTACAAAGAGTACCATAAAAAAGAGTTTGGTTTTAATGGCCTTGGGAGCTTTTCAGGGCTTTTTGGGATGGTATATGGTAAAAAGTGGCTTGGTAGACAAACCCGATGTTAGCCATTTTAGATTGGCAGCACACTTAATAACAGCATTTCTAACCTTTGCCGCAACACTTTGGGTAGCGTTAGATTTAATTTATCCTAACCAAAAACCTATAGAGTTTCCGAAGTTTAGAAAACTGATTATCATAAGTTTTATCATTCTTATTGCTCAAATTATTTATGGTGCTTTCGTAGCTGGATTAAAGGCTGGTTTACTACATAATCATTGGCCTTTAATGAACGAAGGAAAATTTATACACCATACAGTTTATATTTTTGAACCATTCTATAAAAACCTTATCGAGAACCCTAGCGGTATTCAATTTATACATAGAACCATAGCTTATTTAGTAGTAGCATCTATTATTATTCTTTGGGTAAAATCTAAAAAACTACAACTTTCCAAATTACAACAGCAAGGTATTCAAAGCCTTTTAATTATTGTTTTTGTTCAGTTTGTATTAGGCGTATTTACTATTTTACTTCAAGTCCCTTTATGGCTTGGCGTAGCACATCAAATAGGTGCATTTTTCTTGCTTTCGGCTATGACATTTACTCTACATAGGTTTAGTAAATAG
- a CDS encoding L-threonylcarbamoyladenylate synthase, producing MQNEINNTLTALKQGKTILYPTDTVWGIGCDATNFKAIEKVFKLKQRDESKALICLVSDFKMLEQYVENVPEVAYDILKYANKPTTIIYDKPIRVSENLVAADNTLAIRVVREGFANKLIRKLRKPLVSTSANVSGEHTPKSYKEISDHILKGVDYVVNLQNVKSTNKPSAIIKISNDGMVKVIRE from the coding sequence ATGCAAAACGAAATAAACAATACTTTAACCGCCTTAAAACAAGGTAAAACTATTCTTTACCCTACCGATACTGTTTGGGGCATTGGTTGCGACGCTACTAATTTTAAAGCCATAGAAAAGGTTTTTAAACTAAAACAACGCGATGAAAGTAAGGCATTAATTTGCTTGGTAAGCGACTTTAAAATGCTAGAACAATATGTAGAAAATGTTCCAGAAGTTGCCTACGATATTTTAAAATATGCTAATAAACCTACTACAATTATTTACGATAAACCTATTCGAGTATCAGAAAACTTAGTCGCAGCCGATAATACATTAGCAATACGTGTTGTTAGAGAAGGTTTTGCCAACAAACTTATTAGAAAATTAAGAAAACCTCTTGTGTCTACATCGGCAAATGTAAGTGGCGAACACACTCCAAAATCCTATAAAGAAATAAGCGACCATATTTTAAAAGGTGTGGACTATGTTGTAAATTTGCAAAATGTAAAATCGACTAACAAACCATCGGCTATTATTAAAATTTCTAACGATGGTATGGTGAAGGTTATACGAGAATAA
- a CDS encoding T9SS type B sorting domain-containing protein — MKNYILYFSLILFTFSGFAQDEAANWYFGENAGIHFNDDGSVNSLNDGQLNTREGCSSISDEDGNLLFYTDGVLVYNSNHNIMQNGTDLSGDSSSTQSAIVVPKPNDPDIYYIFTVGSNQTLTGFNYSTVDITANNGLGSVIDKNINLLNYCAEKITAVLKDCNTGDIWVVVLSTSNGNASGGALNTFYAFEVNSTGVNTNATTSTFNQITTSDLRGYLKISPDGTKLASASVQNGLYLFDFEQTSGQVSNSQNLYVNGQNNKPYGLEFSPDNSKLYVTASNDFNGSGETNPSNHHSVLVQFDVTATDIQNSQVLIDQQDLYRSALQLGPDGKIYRSMSETYNSGSPFLSVINNPNENGIACNYQNNAISLGQNDSTQGLPPFIVSFFSEKVDIINNGNSSNSLSLCEGDSYTLSTDPIPGATYTWFMDGVQLNETDNDLVVSQTAEYTLQIEFVGAGECDFIEGEAYIEFNENPNINNATLVQCDDNNDGFTTFNLNQAQDVLFTNIPENIELEFYENQQDLQNNSPIASEIYNNASSQQVIFVKAIDSESGCFSTAQLTLDVVPSSQINDIEIDECDELDSEDGINTFILEDITTEIQTANNITLPITYYASANDALLETNPLSSPYDNTTPYSQTIFARAENNNACYGISEVQLNIEPLPNLENDETVLYCLNTYPQTITLNSGVIGNSNTYTYSWSNGEQSESIQVNEPGTYTVTVINSMQCSKTRTITVEASNIATIDNINVVDISENNSITVITSGEGIYEYALLNEDGTVYANYQTSNTFINIEAGIYSVSIKDTKNDCGIVSENVAVIGYPKFFTPNGDGYNDKWNIKGISNIFQPNTKIKIFDRYGKLLKQINPLGEGWDGFFNGEIMPTDDYWFLVELQDGRTFRGHFTLKR; from the coding sequence ATGAAAAACTACATATTATACTTTTCCTTAATTTTATTTACATTTTCTGGTTTTGCTCAAGACGAGGCCGCTAACTGGTATTTTGGGGAGAACGCTGGAATTCACTTTAATGATGATGGTTCTGTCAACTCTTTAAATGATGGACAACTAAACACTCGTGAAGGCTGCTCTTCAATATCTGATGAAGATGGTAACTTATTATTTTACACCGATGGCGTTTTAGTTTATAATAGCAACCATAACATTATGCAAAATGGCACTGACTTAAGTGGAGATTCTTCAAGTACACAGTCTGCTATTGTAGTTCCCAAACCAAATGATCCTGATATTTACTACATCTTTACTGTTGGGTCTAACCAAACATTGACGGGTTTTAATTACTCTACTGTAGATATAACTGCTAACAACGGGCTTGGAAGTGTTATTGATAAGAATATAAACTTGTTAAATTATTGTGCAGAAAAAATAACTGCTGTATTAAAAGACTGTAACACAGGAGACATATGGGTTGTTGTCTTATCTACATCTAATGGAAATGCATCTGGAGGAGCTTTAAACACTTTCTATGCTTTTGAAGTTAATAGTACCGGTGTAAATACAAATGCTACAACGTCTACATTTAATCAAATAACAACATCAGATTTGAGAGGATACTTAAAAATATCTCCTGACGGCACAAAACTTGCATCTGCTAGCGTTCAGAACGGACTGTATTTATTTGATTTCGAACAAACTAGCGGACAAGTATCTAACTCTCAAAACCTTTATGTTAATGGTCAAAATAATAAACCGTATGGCTTAGAGTTTTCACCAGACAACTCTAAACTATATGTTACTGCCAGCAATGATTTTAATGGCTCTGGAGAAACTAATCCAAGTAATCACCATTCCGTTTTAGTTCAATTTGATGTAACAGCTACTGATATCCAAAACTCACAGGTTTTAATCGACCAACAAGATTTATACCGCAGCGCTCTTCAATTAGGGCCAGATGGAAAAATATATCGTTCAATGAGTGAAACTTATAATTCTGGCTCTCCATTTTTAAGCGTTATAAACAATCCTAATGAAAATGGAATAGCATGTAATTATCAAAATAACGCAATCAGCCTCGGACAAAACGATTCAACTCAAGGACTACCACCATTCATAGTATCTTTCTTTAGTGAAAAAGTTGATATTATAAATAACGGCAATAGCTCAAATAGCCTAAGTCTTTGTGAAGGAGACTCCTATACCTTATCTACAGACCCTATACCTGGTGCAACTTACACCTGGTTTATGGATGGTGTTCAGCTAAACGAAACCGACAACGATTTGGTCGTCTCACAAACAGCCGAGTATACTCTTCAAATTGAATTTGTTGGTGCTGGAGAATGTGATTTTATTGAAGGTGAAGCCTATATTGAGTTTAATGAAAACCCCAACATTAATAATGCAACACTTGTTCAATGCGATGATAACAATGATGGTTTCACTACTTTCAACCTTAATCAAGCACAAGATGTATTATTTACTAATATTCCTGAAAATATAGAATTAGAATTCTATGAAAATCAACAAGATTTACAAAATAACTCTCCAATTGCGTCAGAAATATATAACAATGCTTCTAGTCAACAGGTTATCTTTGTAAAAGCCATTGATAGTGAGTCTGGATGCTTTTCAACGGCACAATTAACCTTAGATGTTGTCCCTTCATCACAAATTAATGATATTGAAATTGATGAATGCGACGAGTTAGACTCTGAAGACGGTATTAATACTTTTATACTTGAAGATATTACAACAGAAATTCAAACAGCTAATAATATTACACTTCCTATAACCTATTATGCTTCTGCAAATGACGCATTATTAGAAACTAACCCATTAAGTTCACCTTATGACAATACAACACCATATTCGCAAACTATTTTTGCTAGAGCAGAAAACAACAATGCTTGTTATGGTATAAGTGAAGTACAACTTAACATTGAGCCTTTACCAAACTTGGAAAATGATGAAACCGTTTTATATTGTCTAAACACTTACCCACAAACCATAACATTAAACTCCGGCGTTATTGGAAATAGTAACACCTATACATATTCTTGGTCTAATGGCGAACAATCCGAAAGTATTCAAGTGAATGAGCCTGGAACTTACACGGTAACAGTAATTAATAGCATGCAATGCTCAAAAACAAGAACAATTACCGTTGAAGCTTCTAATATTGCCACAATCGATAATATTAATGTGGTAGATATTTCGGAAAACAACTCTATTACTGTTATTACTTCTGGCGAAGGTATATATGAATATGCCTTACTAAACGAAGACGGTACTGTATATGCCAATTACCAAACAAGTAACACCTTTATTAATATTGAAGCTGGTATTTATTCTGTAAGTATTAAAGACACCAAAAACGATTGTGGCATCGTTTCTGAAAATGTCGCTGTTATTGGATATCCTAAATTTTTCACCCCAAATGGCGATGGCTATAACGATAAATGGAATATTAAAGGCATCTCTAACATCTTTCAACCTAATACAAAAATTAAAATTTTTGATCGTTACGGAAAACTACTTAAACAAATAAACCCGCTTGGAGAAGGTTGGGACGGATTCTTTAATGGCGAGATTATGCCTACTGATGATTATTGGTTTTTGGTAGAATTACAAGACGGAAGAACATTTAGAGGCCATTTTACTTTAAAAAGATAA
- a CDS encoding glycosyltransferase family 2 protein — translation MSKNTTLPFVSIIVPCYNVENFINKGLESVLNQSYTNWECLVINDGSKDNTENEIKKWVDKDARFKLISQENKGLSGARNTGLKHAKGDCIYFFDPDDMLDENCLESLTNLYQPSIDIVVGKNASVRNQTTTIINTLEHYNTTNTLLEDKNFVELALKTPFSVVAWNKLYNTSFITTNNLWFKDGFVHEDELWFFETMYYAKNIIFNSKVTYYYNIGNQSSITKNYSLYNLTSYLTVIEDIYTKYYKSEKDNQNKLITGTYILNFQITVVAAFYRFIKKNKNITYKEEGTTLIKRHLGNFKIEDFLKFNAKKTKQYNLFKHYAINNPEKAFRLIRNTNKKSILKRIESWYLKKTTRF, via the coding sequence ATAAAGGACTTGAAAGCGTACTAAACCAATCTTATACAAACTGGGAGTGTTTAGTTATTAATGATGGTAGCAAAGACAATACAGAAAATGAAATAAAAAAATGGGTAGATAAAGATGCGCGCTTCAAACTAATTTCTCAAGAGAACAAAGGGCTTTCTGGCGCACGAAATACAGGGTTAAAGCACGCTAAAGGTGATTGTATTTATTTTTTCGATCCAGACGATATGTTAGATGAAAATTGTTTGGAAAGTCTAACCAATTTATATCAACCAAGCATCGATATTGTTGTAGGAAAAAACGCTTCCGTTCGCAACCAAACAACAACAATTATTAACACTTTAGAACATTATAATACAACAAATACATTACTTGAAGATAAGAATTTTGTAGAGCTGGCCTTAAAAACACCTTTTAGTGTTGTCGCTTGGAATAAGCTATATAATACTAGCTTTATTACCACTAATAATTTGTGGTTTAAAGATGGATTTGTCCATGAAGATGAACTTTGGTTTTTTGAAACTATGTATTATGCTAAGAACATTATTTTCAACTCTAAAGTCACGTACTATTATAACATTGGCAATCAAAGTTCTATAACAAAAAATTACAGCTTATACAATCTTACATCGTATTTAACGGTAATTGAAGATATTTACACTAAATATTATAAGTCCGAAAAGGACAATCAGAATAAATTAATTACAGGCACTTATATTTTAAACTTTCAAATTACAGTAGTTGCTGCTTTTTACAGATTTATAAAAAAGAATAAGAATATTACATATAAGGAAGAAGGCACAACTTTAATAAAAAGACATCTAGGGAATTTTAAAATTGAAGATTTCCTAAAATTTAACGCTAAGAAAACAAAACAGTATAACCTTTTTAAACATTATGCCATTAACAATCCCGAAAAAGCTTTTAGGTTAATTAGAAACACCAATAAAAAAAGTATCTTAAAGCGTATTGAAAGCTGGTATTTAAAGAAAACTACCCGTTTTTAA
- a CDS encoding HD domain-containing protein, whose product MNYKSALQHNIFKIISKSAKTLNLDSYVIGGFVRDYLLQRDAKKDIDVVAIGSGIALAKEVSKNLPNRPKVKVFKTYGTAMLRYDDLEIEFVGARKESYTKDSRNPIVENGTLQDDQNRRDFTINALALNLSEAHFGDLLDPFNGIADLETKTIRTPLDPDITYSDDPLRMMRAIRFATQLDFWIEDESLNAITRNNHRIEIITKERIVTELHKILESKTPSKGFLLLEKTGLLERILPELTALKGIEEKEGQRHKDNFYHTLEVVDNISKNTNDVWLRWAALLHDIGKAPTKRFDKKIGWTFHGHEFKGSKMVFHLFKRLKMPLNDKMKFVQKMVRMSSRPIALVDEEVTDSAVRRLIFDAGDYIEDLMTLCEADITTKNPKRFKKYHNNFKIVREKMVEVEERDRIRNFEPPISGEDIMTTFNIGPSREIGTIKETIKEAILDGKIPNEYEAAYQLMLDKGKKIGLTADEKRQ is encoded by the coding sequence ATGAATTACAAAAGCGCTTTACAACATAATATTTTCAAAATTATCTCAAAGTCTGCCAAAACGCTTAACTTAGACAGCTACGTTATTGGTGGTTTTGTTCGTGATTATTTATTGCAACGAGACGCTAAAAAAGATATTGATGTTGTAGCCATTGGTAGCGGCATTGCTTTGGCCAAAGAAGTTTCAAAAAACCTCCCAAACAGACCAAAAGTTAAGGTGTTTAAAACTTACGGAACAGCTATGTTGCGCTACGATGATCTAGAAATCGAGTTTGTTGGCGCACGCAAAGAAAGTTACACTAAAGATAGTCGTAATCCTATTGTAGAAAATGGTACACTTCAAGATGATCAAAATCGTCGCGATTTTACCATAAATGCATTAGCCCTTAATTTAAGTGAAGCCCATTTTGGTGACTTATTAGATCCTTTTAATGGTATTGCTGATTTAGAAACCAAAACCATTCGCACACCTTTAGATCCTGACATTACATACAGCGACGACCCTTTACGAATGATGCGTGCCATACGATTTGCTACGCAATTAGATTTCTGGATAGAAGACGAATCACTTAATGCTATTACTAGAAACAATCATCGTATAGAAATTATTACCAAGGAGCGTATTGTTACCGAGCTTCATAAAATACTAGAAAGCAAAACACCGTCCAAAGGATTTCTTTTATTAGAAAAAACAGGACTTCTTGAACGTATTTTACCCGAACTTACCGCACTTAAAGGCATTGAAGAAAAAGAAGGGCAACGCCACAAAGATAATTTTTATCACACGCTAGAAGTAGTCGATAATATCTCAAAAAACACCAATGATGTTTGGTTACGTTGGGCTGCTTTATTGCACGATATTGGTAAGGCACCAACCAAACGCTTCGATAAAAAAATAGGTTGGACTTTTCACGGGCACGAGTTTAAAGGTTCAAAAATGGTGTTTCATCTTTTTAAAAGATTAAAAATGCCATTGAATGATAAGATGAAATTCGTTCAAAAGATGGTAAGAATGAGTTCTCGTCCAATTGCTTTAGTTGACGAAGAAGTGACTGATTCTGCTGTACGACGCCTTATTTTTGATGCTGGCGATTATATTGAAGACTTAATGACGCTTTGTGAAGCCGACATCACCACAAAAAACCCAAAACGCTTTAAGAAGTACCATAACAATTTTAAAATTGTACGTGAAAAAATGGTTGAAGTTGAAGAGCGTGACCGTATTCGAAACTTTGAACCACCAATATCTGGGGAAGATATTATGACAACGTTTAACATTGGACCAAGTCGTGAAATAGGGACTATTAAAGAAACTATTAAAGAAGCTATTCTAGATGGTAAAATACCAAACGAATATGAAGCCGCTTACCAATTGATGCTTGATAAAGGAAAAAAAATAGGATTAACAGCTGATGAAAAAAGACAATAA
- a CDS encoding IS1096 element passenger TnpR family protein has product MIYRFRIVLDNDTEDDIFRDLEIRETDTLEDLHNTITQSFGFDGSEMASFYVSNDEWEQGEEISLFDLSDNGNARLMNETTLNDVVHEAQTKLIYVYDFLSLWTFFVELAEIVDEAEGTDYPNLMFVHGQIPDEAPEKNFEAENLDEFNEFDDDYDVNDYDNLDFDENWN; this is encoded by the coding sequence ATGATTTATAGATTTAGAATAGTATTAGATAACGACACCGAAGACGATATTTTTCGCGACCTAGAAATACGTGAAACCGACACTTTAGAAGACCTTCACAACACCATTACACAATCGTTTGGTTTTGACGGCTCTGAGATGGCTTCGTTTTATGTAAGTAATGACGAATGGGAACAAGGCGAGGAAATTTCGTTATTCGATTTAAGCGATAATGGTAATGCGCGTTTAATGAATGAAACAACACTTAACGATGTGGTGCATGAAGCGCAAACCAAATTAATTTATGTATATGATTTTTTAAGCCTTTGGACATTTTTTGTAGAATTGGCTGAAATTGTTGATGAAGCTGAAGGTACCGATTACCCTAACCTCATGTTTGTTCATGGGCAAATTCCAGATGAAGCACCAGAAAAGAATTTTGAGGCTGAAAACTTAGATGAGTTTAATGAGTTTGATGATGATTATGATGTAAATGATTACGATAATCTAGATTTTGACGAAAACTGGAATTAA
- a CDS encoding ABC transporter permease subunit produces the protein MLRLINLELQKLWLNRTSKVLIFISFILPFTVLILSSIKINFFGFFTLELGELGIFNFPIIWHITTFFASYFKLFFAIVVVSMIGNEYSNKTLKQNLIDGLSKKEFILSKFYTIVFFSLIATILIGVATFFIGLYYSSYTEISIIFRETSFLLAYFVKLVGFFSLCLFLGMLLKRSAFALAFLFILYIFEWLVFWGAYEIFGTTDTAWKIKNFLPLESMYKLIDQPMQRVIMTKYPDKIDLTYDYSVYWYEVLIVLVWIGVFTFLSYRLLKKRDL, from the coding sequence ATGTTACGTCTTATAAATCTTGAACTACAAAAACTTTGGCTTAACAGAACAAGTAAGGTTTTAATATTTATATCGTTTATTTTACCTTTTACGGTTTTAATACTATCATCAATAAAAATCAACTTTTTTGGTTTTTTTACTTTGGAATTAGGAGAACTAGGTATTTTTAACTTTCCCATTATATGGCACATTACCACATTCTTTGCTTCTTATTTTAAGCTTTTCTTTGCTATTGTTGTGGTAAGCATGATTGGTAACGAGTATAGTAACAAAACACTTAAACAAAACCTTATAGATGGTTTAAGTAAGAAAGAGTTTATTTTGTCTAAATTTTACACCATTGTATTTTTTTCTTTAATAGCTACCATACTAATAGGAGTCGCTACTTTTTTTATTGGACTTTATTATTCTAGCTATACTGAAATATCAATAATTTTTAGAGAAACAAGTTTTTTACTAGCTTACTTTGTCAAATTAGTTGGCTTCTTTAGTTTATGTTTGTTTTTGGGTATGTTACTTAAAAGATCTGCTTTTGCACTAGCTTTTCTATTCATTTTATACATTTTTGAATGGTTAGTGTTCTGGGGCGCATACGAAATATTTGGCACTACAGATACTGCATGGAAAATTAAAAACTTTTTACCGTTAGAATCTATGTATAAACTTATAGACCAACCTATGCAACGTGTAATTATGACAAAATATCCCGATAAAATTGATTTAACCTACGATTATAGTGTTTATTGGTATGAAGTGTTAATAGTCCTTGTTTGGATAGGTGTGTTTACCTTTTTATCGTATAGATTATTAAAAAAGCGAGATTTGTGA
- a CDS encoding sulfotransferase family 2 domain-containing protein translates to MRVIDRLKRKEKVDKVVIHIGKCGGSSVIEELKKRDVKFFEKHVGEVTYRKKKKYIIVIRNPISRFVSAFNWRYKLVVEDGTQKDLYQGEKELLEKYSDINSLAEAIYDEKGALALDFKKDKFYIHHLKEDIDFYLGDFLKKCKKEQIIAILATETLSEDLKTHFNITLKSHLKKNKKKTNLSNLAVNNLIQYLEKDYDCIEKLNSMDVLTEKQYEKLSNKVF, encoded by the coding sequence ATGAGGGTGATAGATAGGCTTAAAAGAAAAGAAAAAGTAGACAAAGTTGTTATACATATAGGAAAATGTGGCGGGTCTTCTGTTATTGAAGAGTTAAAGAAAAGAGACGTTAAGTTTTTTGAAAAGCATGTAGGAGAGGTAACTTACAGAAAAAAGAAAAAGTATATAATTGTAATTAGAAACCCGATATCTAGATTTGTATCGGCGTTTAATTGGCGTTATAAACTTGTGGTTGAGGATGGAACTCAAAAAGATTTATATCAAGGTGAAAAAGAACTTCTTGAAAAGTATAGTGATATAAATAGTTTAGCTGAAGCTATTTATGATGAAAAGGGAGCCTTAGCATTAGACTTTAAAAAAGATAAATTTTATATTCATCATCTTAAGGAAGATATTGATTTTTATTTAGGTGATTTTTTAAAGAAGTGTAAAAAGGAGCAAATTATAGCTATTCTTGCTACCGAAACGTTAAGTGAAGATTTAAAAACTCATTTCAATATTACACTTAAAAGCCATTTAAAGAAAAATAAAAAGAAAACTAACTTATCGAATCTAGCTGTTAATAATTTGATACAGTATTTAGAAAAAGATTATGACTGTATTGAAAAACTAAACAGTATGGACGTGTTAACAGAAAAGCAATACGAAAAATTATCTAATAAAGTATTTTAA
- a CDS encoding sulfotransferase family 2 domain-containing protein, translating into MRIGKLTLSKFIKGFIGTRLIDSIEVYYIPETNTFYPIISKSGCSTVKVDLIRRYKPNFTSKFPEIHQVDPALKTDNKVLRKRFYSFKKYRKFSRGKVAHLVIRNPYERIYSCFLDVIANKNVMYEDPSGLTSFFGIKSEISFDEFLKKVVKLPDYLSDRHFRSQSFYLQRGVEEVLENKEIVLLENYNKKTGEKASKLNTNNKKIPQEILQKLKKSNAFNKRFSKDIEIYQNIKNG; encoded by the coding sequence ATGAGAATAGGAAAATTAACGCTTTCTAAATTTATAAAAGGCTTTATAGGAACAAGACTTATAGATTCTATCGAGGTTTATTATATACCAGAAACAAATACGTTTTACCCCATAATATCTAAATCTGGTTGCTCTACAGTTAAGGTAGATCTTATAAGACGTTACAAACCCAATTTTACAAGTAAATTCCCTGAGATACATCAAGTTGATCCTGCTCTAAAGACTGATAACAAAGTATTGAGAAAACGTTTTTATAGTTTTAAAAAATACCGCAAGTTTAGTCGTGGTAAAGTGGCGCATTTAGTAATAAGAAACCCCTATGAGCGTATCTATTCATGTTTTTTAGATGTAATTGCTAACAAAAATGTAATGTATGAAGACCCTTCAGGACTTACTAGCTTTTTTGGGATTAAAAGCGAAATAAGTTTTGATGAGTTTCTTAAGAAAGTGGTGAAGTTACCCGATTATTTATCTGATAGACATTTTAGAAGTCAATCGTTTTATTTACAAAGAGGAGTAGAAGAAGTCTTAGAAAATAAAGAGATTGTTTTACTAGAAAACTACAATAAAAAAACAGGCGAAAAGGCAAGTAAGCTTAACACTAACAATAAAAAAATTCCACAAGAAATTCTTCAGAAGCTTAAAAAAAGTAATGCGTTTAATAAACGTTTTTCTAAGGATATAGAGATATATCAAAACATTAAAAACGGGTAG